The following coding sequences lie in one Coprothermobacter sp. genomic window:
- the xylB gene encoding xylulokinase, with protein sequence MKECIIGIDAGTASVKGLLVNASGTIMATASAPIHLSTPHPGWAEQSPEDWWKATIQVLDTLTVDRNLEILAVSISGQMHSLVPLDAAGDVVRPAILWCDQRTQQECVELTEACGGEQEVIKVFGNPVLTGFTAPKLLWLRANEPDNFARIARFCLPKDYLVLKLTGRLAIEASDASGTSLYRVREGVWDDHILDVLTVRRSMLPDLVGVGSVIGAITCPDLPQLNGVPVVAGGADNAASAFGCGVEKPGDTVVSLGTSGTVVAVTATPSPDLTGRVHLFSHVTKDCYYHMAVILSAAGALDWFRQRFAQNLSYGRIEEMVGQSPVGSNGVVFLPYLNGERTPHRDPDARGVLYGMSSFNSQGDILRAVHEGVIFALREGAESIADMGTPMTNVRVVGGGSRSRIWCQMLADNFGTPIWSPLVDEGAAYGSARLAANAVGLDTSLWVKLVEQYDPDASRRRQYDPWFAQYKALYRALKEQFNNTQRLVERRS encoded by the coding sequence ATGAAGGAATGCATTATTGGTATCGACGCGGGGACAGCATCCGTCAAAGGACTGCTGGTCAATGCGTCCGGTACGATTATGGCAACTGCCTCAGCCCCGATTCACCTGTCGACACCGCATCCGGGCTGGGCCGAGCAGAGCCCGGAAGACTGGTGGAAGGCGACCATTCAGGTTCTGGACACGCTTACCGTCGATCGCAATCTCGAGATCCTCGCCGTGTCGATATCCGGTCAGATGCACAGTCTCGTGCCGCTCGATGCAGCCGGTGACGTCGTGCGTCCCGCTATCCTGTGGTGTGACCAGCGCACGCAGCAGGAGTGCGTCGAACTGACCGAGGCCTGCGGCGGCGAGCAGGAAGTCATCAAGGTATTCGGGAATCCCGTGCTCACAGGATTCACGGCGCCAAAGCTTCTATGGCTGCGCGCCAATGAACCTGACAACTTTGCCCGCATCGCGCGGTTCTGCCTGCCCAAGGACTACCTTGTCCTGAAGTTGACCGGCCGGCTCGCCATCGAAGCTTCTGATGCGTCTGGCACGTCGCTCTACCGTGTGCGCGAGGGCGTGTGGGACGATCACATCCTCGATGTCCTGACCGTCCGACGCTCGATGCTGCCGGACCTGGTGGGTGTCGGTTCGGTCATCGGAGCGATCACCTGCCCAGACCTGCCTCAGCTCAATGGTGTTCCGGTCGTTGCCGGAGGAGCGGACAATGCGGCGTCGGCGTTCGGGTGTGGTGTCGAGAAGCCTGGCGACACAGTCGTCAGCCTGGGGACCAGCGGTACTGTTGTGGCCGTTACAGCCACTCCGAGCCCGGACCTCACGGGTCGGGTCCACCTGTTCAGTCATGTCACGAAGGACTGCTATTATCACATGGCGGTCATCCTTTCGGCGGCGGGAGCACTCGACTGGTTCCGGCAGCGCTTCGCTCAGAACCTTTCCTATGGTCGCATCGAGGAGATGGTCGGACAGAGCCCGGTGGGCAGCAACGGTGTCGTGTTCCTTCCGTACCTCAACGGTGAACGGACGCCCCATCGAGACCCTGATGCTCGGGGTGTCCTTTATGGCATGAGCTCGTTCAACAGCCAGGGCGATATTCTGCGTGCGGTCCACGAAGGCGTCATCTTCGCATTGCGCGAAGGGGCCGAGAGCATCGCAGACATGGGGACTCCGATGACCAACGTGCGTGTCGTCGGGGGAGGGTCGCGCTCTCGTATCTGGTGCCAGATGCTGGCGGACAATTTCGGGACACCCATCTGGAGTCCCCTGGTGGATGAGGGGGCAGCCTACGGGTCTGCCCGTCTGGCAGCCAACGCGGTGGGGCTGGACACGTCCCTATGGGTGAAGCTGGTGGAACAGTATGACCCCGACGCGTCGCGCAGGCGGCAATACGATCCATGGTTTGCGCAGTACAAGGCGCTGTACAGGGCACTGAAGGAGCAGTTCAACAATACCCAACGGCTCGTTGAACGGCGAAGCTAG